One part of the Methanobacterium sp. genome encodes these proteins:
- a CDS encoding cysteine peptidase family C39 domain-containing protein, giving the protein MELDTVENDNSSVPASDGATESVDMQLLDLNDSLDNYTVNVTIPQTDTSGIVMQSTDYSCGPAALATVLQNIGINVTEQKLMVLSGTDKLGTNMYGLVRATQSKGLSATGMKLSVDDLKPNNIVFCNNQCEGHYSVVMEITNESVYLADPSKENIEPEQRFSHIQDQSLAEVHWNWKQYYVEY; this is encoded by the coding sequence ATGGAGCTTGATACTGTAGAAAATGATAATTCCTCAGTACCAGCAAGTGATGGGGCCACAGAAAGCGTGGATATGCAACTTCTGGATTTAAATGACAGTTTAGATAACTATACTGTCAATGTTACAATTCCACAAACAGATACCAGTGGAATTGTAATGCAGAGTACAGATTACAGTTGCGGGCCAGCTGCGCTTGCAACAGTGCTGCAGAACATAGGAATCAACGTAACAGAACAGAAACTCATGGTTCTAAGTGGCACAGATAAATTAGGGACAAACATGTACGGCCTGGTACGGGCTACACAGTCAAAAGGTTTAAGTGCAACTGGTATGAAATTATCAGTTGATGATCTTAAACCCAACAACATAGTCTTTTGTAACAATCAATGTGAAGGACACTACAGCGTGGTAATGGAAATAACCAATGAAAGTGTTTACCTTGCTGACCCCAGCAAGGAAAACATTGAACCTGAGCAGAGATTTTCACATATACAAGACCAATCCCTTGCTGAGGTCCATTGGAACTGGAAACAATACTACGTGGAGTATTAG
- a CDS encoding C39 family peptidase yields the protein MYKLVAVLLVALIIGVTPAIATQYGETADTMAVKGKGADVASASELVEAVESGETTGIDNETLTANVSSTNTTMSNDPVPAEATGADAQLLDEGLDSVVSENDTTGAENVTATIPQIDTTGIVMQSTDFSCGPAALATVLQNMGINATEGDLKVLAGTDTSGTTMHGLSEAAKAKGLSATGMKLSVDDLKPNNIVHIILDGEGHYSVIRKISNESVYLADPSKGNIVLSREEFSAIFTGNVLVISGSLNQTSEQANNTNTSTVQAENQTLTTETLQTIRGKGGVNRVVRRWWGFIVYLCNNTTRNIVTGKYGAATIAGIIAAWGITAKIAGTAAVLIAFSAHLLERANAYNRGVRVWFRWPVPPLWVPLIIRIDAQR from the coding sequence TGTTGCATCTGCATCTGAATTAGTAGAAGCAGTTGAAAGTGGAGAAACAACAGGAATAGATAATGAAACGTTGACTGCGAATGTGTCAAGTACAAATACTACAATGAGCAATGATCCTGTACCAGCAGAGGCTACAGGTGCAGATGCGCAGCTTTTAGATGAGGGTTTAGATTCTGTGGTTTCAGAAAACGATACTACAGGTGCAGAAAATGTTACTGCTACAATTCCACAAATAGATACCACTGGAATTGTAATGCAGAGCACTGATTTCAGTTGTGGACCGGCAGCGCTTGCAACAGTGCTGCAGAACATGGGAATCAACGCAACAGAAGGGGATCTCAAGGTCCTCGCTGGCACAGATACATCAGGGACAACAATGCACGGATTATCAGAAGCAGCGAAAGCAAAAGGTTTAAGTGCAACTGGTATGAAATTATCAGTTGATGATCTTAAACCTAATAACATCGTGCATATTATACTGGATGGCGAAGGCCATTACAGTGTAATCAGAAAAATAAGCAATGAAAGCGTTTATCTTGCTGACCCAAGCAAGGGAAACATTGTACTGAGCAGAGAAGAGTTCAGTGCAATTTTCACCGGGAACGTGTTAGTGATAAGCGGTTCCCTTAATCAGACATCAGAACAGGCCAACAATACAAATACAAGTACTGTACAGGCAGAAAACCAAACTTTGACAACAGAAACATTGCAGACTATACGAGGAAAAGGTGGAGTAAATAGAGTAGTTCGGCGCTGGTGGGGATTTATAGTTTATTTATGCAACAATACTACACGAAACATTGTCACTGGTAAGTATGGTGCAGCTACGATTGCGGGAATTATTGCGGCATGGGGAATTACAGCAAAGATAGCAGGAACGGCCGCAGTATTAATAGCTTTCAGTGCACATCTATTAGAGCGGGCTAATGCATATAACAGAGGTGTGAGAGTCTGGTTTAGATGGCCGGTTCCACCATTATGGGTGCCTCTTATAATCAGGATAGACGCTCAACGCTAA
- a CDS encoding stage II sporulation protein M: MLKINKFTVLGITATIILTFFAGITGFFEYAFLTHLKIEIFHLSSIVLMLGICLGILSTFVKRKRKILFCSSILTIILGQIIVAAITGYMHPTEIGLNKEFIDMEIANRFIFLLWNNLLYSFITILTGPTIIYPYITLIDTVGFATGYIAANISFHGFEGVILWIGSFHIYPEFYAIYLACIAGIRISLKSFKAYISIRRNGIKSTLKTIKEVMIYELKNTMPKIIILLIIAALLESLWAPFWTNYWLQHIA, translated from the coding sequence ATGCTTAAAATAAATAAATTTACAGTGCTTGGAATAACAGCAACAATTATATTAACATTCTTTGCAGGTATTACTGGATTTTTCGAATATGCTTTTTTAACCCATCTTAAAATCGAAATATTTCATTTAAGTTCTATAGTTTTGATGCTTGGAATTTGTTTAGGTATACTTTCCACGTTTGTTAAAAGAAAAAGAAAAATCCTGTTTTGTAGTTCCATACTAACTATAATACTTGGCCAAATTATAGTGGCAGCAATCACAGGTTATATGCATCCAACAGAAATTGGTCTTAATAAAGAATTCATTGACATGGAAATTGCAAACCGTTTTATTTTTCTTTTGTGGAATAATTTATTATATTCATTTATAACAATTTTAACAGGTCCCACTATAATCTATCCTTATATCACATTAATAGATACTGTTGGATTTGCAACTGGTTATATAGCAGCAAATATAAGTTTTCATGGTTTTGAAGGTGTTATACTTTGGATTGGGTCATTTCATATATATCCTGAGTTTTATGCCATCTATTTAGCCTGCATAGCCGGTATTAGAATATCTTTAAAGTCTTTTAAAGCATACATATCTATAAGAAGAAATGGGATTAAAAGCACTTTAAAAACTATTAAAGAGGTTATGATATATGAGCTTAAAAATACAATGCCCAAAATAATAATTCTATTAATAATTGCAGCACTTTTAGAAAGCTTATGGGCACCATTTTGGACAAATTACTGGCTACAACACATAGCATGA